In Rattus norvegicus strain BN/NHsdMcwi chromosome 1, GRCr8, whole genome shotgun sequence, a genomic segment contains:
- the LOC134485056 gene encoding sperm motility kinase Y-like, with product MPTETEEELPTPTPEPSISEEGNFHSQYQVLGTIGQGGNAKVLLAHHRLTGTPVAVKVLRKDKQWFQPAMMEANIMRKINHPNIVSLIQVIEKETRIYLIMELVEGQELYQYIRESGHIEEDEARQIFEQILSAVSYCHGKGIVHRDLKLDNIMIDKNKKVKVIDFGLSTQFQPGKLLNHHCGTYSFGSPELFLGHRYDGPKNDMWIIGVVLYCMVVGKLPFDSVIIQELQRQVVAGVYPAPCGVSKELEDLLSKLLRVNPNFRLTARKAMKHPWLKELWNGLIGPYEELLPLTPDLAILDAMKSIGFQASVVKHSLKQRKYNEEMATYFFLQKQALQGDGCTAQAQEVSSLAAPFPSLDPAAAFRLEPKRSGSLPVLGTLRVSSSHGHVSHYGQNAHPKGGKRSTVAGRLRPLPMTPTQDLYHKCAVSVPCIQTTRIFSEKSSNKEIKEDNLLSHRAPLEDKPIPSRVRHRGFKGWTRNIANALIKLFCCMPRRKKPRLGQNRISPQK from the coding sequence atgcctacagagactgaggaggagttaccaacccctacacccgagcccagtatctctgaggagggcaacttccattcccaataccaagtattggggacaattgggcaagggggcaacgccaaagtcctcctggcccaccaccggctcacaggaaccccggtggctgtcaaagttctgcgaaaggacaagcagtggttccagccagccatgatggaagcaaacataatgagaaagatcaaccaccccaacatagtgtctctcatacaagttattgaaaaggaaacgagaatatacctcataatggagctggtggaaggccaagaactctaccagtacatcagagagtcagggcacatagaggaggatgaggcccggcaaatatttgaacagatattgtcagcagtgagctactgccatggaaaggggattgttcaccgagacctcaaactggacaatataatgattgataaaaacaaaaaggtcaaagtcatcgactttgggcttagcacccaatttcaacctggaaaactgctaaaccaccactgcggcacgtactcttttggttcccctgaacttttccttggccatcggtatgacgggccgaagaatgatatgtggattataggagtggtcttgtactgtatggtagtgggaaagctcccatttgattcagtgatcatccaagaactgcaaagacaagtagtggcaggggtatatcctgctccctgtggggtttcaaaagagctggaggacctccttagtaaattactgagggtaaatcccaactttagactaacagcaagaaaggcgatgaaACACCCTTGGTTAAAAGAACTCTGGAACGGATTGATAGGTCCCTatgaagaactgcttcccctcacaccagacctggccattttggatgccatgaaaagcattggattccaagcctctgtagtaaaacactctttaaaacaaagaaaatataatgaggaaatggcaacttatttctttctacaaaagcaggctctccagggggatggctgcacagcccaggcacaggaAGTGAGTTCCCttgcagcaccattccctagccttgatcctgctgctgcttttagattagaaccaaagaggagtggaagcctgccagtccttggcaccttgcgggtgtcatcctcccacggtcacgtatctcactatggccagaatgctcatccaaaaggaggcaaaagatccactgtggctggtcgtctcaggcctctaccgatgacacctacacaggacctctatcacaaatgtgccgtgagtgtcccatgcattcaaacaacaagaatcttcagtgagaagagtagcaataaggaaatcaaagaagacaacctactctcccacagagccccattagaggataagcctaTCCCCAGCAGGGtacggcacagaggttttaaggggtggaccaggaatatagcaaatgccctgataaagctgttttgctgcatgccaaggagaaagaaacctcgcctggggcagaacagaatctccccccagaaatga